In a genomic window of Pedobacter sp. KBS0701:
- the metH gene encoding methionine synthase, producing the protein MGIREELEKRILVIDGAMGTMIQRYTLTEEDFRGERFKNHPCDVKGNNDLLNITRPDIIKTIHLEYLAAGADIIETNTFSTQRISMADYQMEDLSYEMSFEGARVAKEAVNEFMAANPGRKCFVAGAIGPTNRTLSMSPNVNDPGFRAVYFDELEAAYYEQVRGLVDGGSDVLLIETIFDTLNAKVAIVAIKKYEEVIGRKLEIMISGTITDASGRTLSGQTAEAFLNSVMHAKPLSIGFNCALGAKEMRPHIEELAAKAGCYVSAYPNAGLPNEFGAYDEQPHETAHLVDDFIASGFVNIVGGCCGTTPEHIGCIAKNARKAEPRKIPVLEPYMRLSGLEPVTITPDSIFVNIGERTNITGSPKFSKLILGGDYEAALAVALQQVEGGAQVIDVNMDEGMLDSEAAMTKFLNLIASEPDIAKLPIMVDSSKWSVIENGLKCLQGKGIVNSISLKEGEDKFRESARKIMQYGAAVVVMAFDEQGQADNYERRKEICKRSYDILVHEIGFPPEDIIFDPNILTVATGLEEHNNYAVDFINATRWIKENLPYAKVSGGVSNISFSFRGNNTVREAMHSAFLYHAIQAGLDMGIVNAGMLEVYQEIPPELLERVEDVLLNRREDATERLVEYADTVKSKGKEVVKDEEWRKGSVEERLSHSLVKGIVEYLDDDVEEARQKYARPIQVIEGPLMDGMNIVGDLFGAGKMFLPQVVKSARVMKKAVAYLLPFIEQEKLDNPDQDQNSSAGRVLMATVKGDVHDIGKNIVGVVLACNNFEIVDMGVMVPAQEIIKKAKEINADIIGLSGLITPSLDEMVHFAKEMEREGFTIPLIIGGATTSRIHAAVKVAPNYSGPAIHVLDASRSVTVCSTLMNPETRDDYIAGIRAEYDKAREAHLNKRSDKRFKTLEEARENKFKIDFQPNLPVPEFTGTRVFDNYPLEELVPYIDWTPFFHTWELRGSYPKIFDDKNVGDEAKKLFDDAQALLKRILDEKLLTARAVIGFWPANAVGDDIQLTVASDQLSNDSKLVTIYTLRQQAEKVDGQPYYALSDFIAPKESGIQDYFGGFAVTAGIGIDELVNEFESNYDDYNSIMAKALADRLAEAFAERMHERVRKEYWGYAQDENLSNQELIKEEYAGIRPAPGYPACPEHTEKGTLFQLLDAENKIGLHLTESYAMYPTAAVSGFYFAHPESRYFGLGKITKDQIEDYAIRKNMPIEEVERWLSPNLAY; encoded by the coding sequence TATAAAAACAATACACCTGGAATACCTGGCGGCCGGTGCCGATATCATCGAAACCAATACGTTCAGTACCCAGCGCATTTCGATGGCCGATTACCAGATGGAAGACCTTTCTTACGAAATGAGTTTCGAAGGGGCACGGGTGGCAAAAGAAGCTGTAAATGAATTTATGGCTGCAAACCCCGGTCGCAAGTGTTTTGTGGCTGGTGCTATTGGCCCAACTAACCGTACCCTTTCCATGTCGCCGAATGTAAACGACCCTGGTTTTAGGGCGGTTTATTTTGATGAACTGGAAGCTGCTTATTATGAGCAGGTACGGGGTTTGGTAGATGGTGGTTCTGATGTATTATTAATCGAAACTATTTTCGATACTTTAAATGCTAAAGTGGCTATTGTAGCCATAAAAAAATACGAAGAGGTAATTGGCCGTAAACTGGAGATCATGATTTCTGGTACTATTACCGATGCTTCCGGCAGAACACTTTCGGGGCAAACTGCCGAAGCTTTTCTGAACTCTGTAATGCACGCAAAACCATTAAGTATCGGTTTTAACTGTGCTTTAGGTGCAAAAGAAATGCGTCCGCATATTGAGGAGCTTGCTGCAAAAGCAGGTTGTTACGTTTCGGCCTATCCAAATGCAGGATTACCAAATGAGTTTGGTGCTTATGATGAGCAACCACACGAAACCGCACATTTGGTTGACGATTTTATTGCCTCTGGCTTTGTGAATATTGTGGGCGGTTGTTGTGGTACTACGCCGGAACATATTGGTTGCATTGCCAAAAATGCCAGAAAAGCTGAACCCCGCAAAATTCCGGTGCTCGAGCCTTATATGCGTTTAAGCGGATTGGAACCTGTAACCATCACTCCGGATAGTATTTTTGTCAATATTGGTGAAAGAACCAATATTACCGGATCTCCAAAATTCTCCAAACTGATTTTGGGTGGCGATTATGAAGCTGCATTAGCTGTTGCTTTGCAACAGGTTGAAGGCGGTGCACAGGTAATTGATGTGAACATGGATGAGGGGATGTTGGATTCGGAAGCAGCAATGACCAAATTTTTAAACCTCATCGCCTCTGAACCCGATATTGCCAAATTGCCTATCATGGTCGATTCATCGAAATGGTCGGTTATCGAAAATGGCTTAAAATGTTTGCAGGGAAAAGGAATTGTAAACTCGATTTCCTTAAAAGAAGGGGAAGATAAATTCCGCGAAAGTGCCCGCAAAATTATGCAATATGGTGCTGCTGTTGTGGTAATGGCTTTTGATGAGCAGGGGCAGGCCGATAATTACGAGCGTAGAAAGGAAATCTGTAAAAGGAGTTATGATATTCTGGTACACGAAATTGGTTTCCCGCCAGAGGATATTATTTTCGATCCAAATATCTTAACCGTTGCAACCGGATTGGAAGAGCATAATAATTATGCCGTCGATTTTATAAATGCCACCCGCTGGATCAAAGAAAACCTGCCTTATGCCAAAGTGAGTGGTGGGGTTTCGAACATCTCATTCTCTTTCAGGGGAAATAATACTGTTCGCGAAGCGATGCACTCCGCATTTCTTTATCACGCCATTCAGGCAGGTTTAGATATGGGGATCGTTAACGCAGGGATGCTGGAGGTCTATCAGGAAATTCCGCCAGAACTATTAGAGAGGGTAGAAGACGTACTCTTGAACCGAAGGGAAGATGCGACAGAACGTTTGGTAGAATATGCCGATACCGTAAAATCAAAAGGTAAAGAGGTGGTTAAAGATGAAGAGTGGAGAAAAGGTTCTGTTGAAGAAAGATTATCTCATTCTTTAGTAAAGGGAATTGTGGAATACCTGGATGATGATGTGGAAGAAGCCAGACAAAAATATGCCCGCCCGATTCAGGTAATTGAAGGGCCATTGATGGATGGAATGAACATTGTCGGGGACCTTTTTGGTGCCGGAAAAATGTTCTTGCCCCAGGTGGTAAAATCGGCAAGGGTAATGAAAAAAGCGGTAGCCTATCTGTTACCATTTATTGAGCAGGAGAAACTGGATAATCCTGACCAGGATCAGAATTCGTCGGCAGGAAGGGTGTTAATGGCCACTGTAAAAGGCGATGTGCACGATATTGGTAAAAATATTGTAGGCGTAGTATTGGCTTGCAATAACTTCGAAATTGTAGACATGGGCGTAATGGTTCCGGCACAGGAAATCATCAAAAAAGCCAAAGAAATAAATGCTGATATTATTGGTTTAAGTGGTTTAATTACACCGTCTCTGGATGAAATGGTTCACTTTGCCAAAGAAATGGAGCGTGAAGGTTTTACCATTCCATTAATAATAGGTGGCGCAACAACTTCCAGGATCCATGCAGCCGTAAAAGTAGCGCCGAATTATTCAGGTCCTGCTATTCACGTATTAGATGCTTCTAGAAGTGTTACCGTTTGCAGTACCTTGATGAATCCTGAAACGAGAGATGACTATATCGCAGGCATCAGGGCTGAATATGACAAAGCCCGCGAAGCGCATTTAAATAAGCGTTCTGATAAACGTTTTAAAACGTTGGAAGAAGCTCGCGAAAATAAATTTAAGATCGATTTTCAACCCAACCTACCTGTTCCCGAATTTACAGGTACCAGGGTTTTCGATAATTACCCATTAGAGGAACTGGTTCCCTATATTGATTGGACGCCATTTTTTCATACCTGGGAGCTCCGTGGAAGTTACCCGAAAATTTTTGACGATAAAAATGTAGGCGACGAAGCAAAGAAACTTTTTGATGATGCACAGGCCTTATTAAAACGTATTCTCGACGAAAAACTGCTAACAGCAAGAGCTGTAATTGGTTTCTGGCCGGCAAATGCGGTGGGAGACGATATTCAGTTGACAGTTGCCAGTGATCAGTTATCAAATGACTCCAAACTGGTAACTATCTACACCCTCCGCCAGCAGGCCGAAAAAGTAGATGGACAGCCTTATTATGCGTTATCTGATTTTATTGCACCGAAAGAAAGTGGTATTCAGGATTATTTTGGTGGTTTTGCCGTAACTGCTGGTATCGGGATTGATGAACTGGTGAATGAGTTTGAATCTAATTACGATGATTATAACAGCATCATGGCCAAAGCACTGGCCGATCGTTTGGCGGAAGCCTTTGCCGAGCGCATGCACGAACGTGTACGTAAAGAATATTGGGGTTATGCACAGGATGAAAATCTGAGTAATCAGGAACTGATCAAGGAAGAATATGCCGGTATCCGTCCGGCACCAGGTTATCCTGCTTGTCCGGAACATACTGAAAAAGGTACTTTATTCCAATTGCTTGATGCGGAGAATAAAATAGGGTTGCACTTAACAGAAAGTTATGCCATGTATCCAACAGCGGCGGTAAGTGGGTTTTATTTCGCGCATCCCGAATCGAGGTATTTTGGATTGGGAAAAATTACCAAAGACCAGATTGAAGATTACGCCATCAGGAAAAATATGCCAATTGAAGAAGTGGAGCGGTGGTTAAGTCCGAATTTAGCATATTAA
- the metF gene encoding methylenetetrahydrofolate reductase [NAD(P)H], whose amino-acid sequence MKITDHIKNAKGKTLFSFELLPPIKGQSIQWIYDAIEPLLEFNPPFIDVTSLREDYIYKEQENGLLQKVSYRKRPGTIAICAAIIHKYKVDAVPHLICGGFTKEETENALIDLQFLGIDNVLALRGDARKADGNFVPTPGGHCYATDLIEHIKNHNDGKFLHEDVETFKSDFCIGVAGYPEKHFEAPNMNTDFKYLKKKVEAGAEFIVTQMFFDNQKYFDFVKKCRENDINIPIIPGLKPISTLSQLNVLPKIFHIDLPDELTDALSHAKNNNEAKEIGTEAMIKQCKELIDFGAPVLHFYTMGRPEQTKKIAKAIF is encoded by the coding sequence ATGAAGATTACAGACCATATAAAAAACGCGAAGGGTAAAACCTTATTTTCTTTTGAGCTATTACCGCCTATTAAAGGGCAAAGTATCCAATGGATTTATGATGCCATAGAGCCACTATTGGAGTTCAATCCCCCTTTTATTGATGTAACTTCGCTCCGCGAAGACTACATTTATAAAGAACAGGAAAATGGCTTGCTGCAAAAGGTATCTTACCGCAAGCGCCCTGGTACCATTGCCATCTGTGCAGCCATTATTCATAAATATAAAGTTGACGCCGTTCCGCATCTCATTTGCGGTGGATTTACCAAAGAAGAAACCGAAAATGCATTGATCGACCTACAGTTTTTAGGGATCGATAATGTTTTGGCTTTGCGTGGAGATGCACGTAAGGCAGATGGGAATTTTGTACCAACTCCTGGTGGACACTGTTATGCTACAGATTTAATCGAGCACATCAAGAACCATAACGATGGTAAATTTCTCCACGAAGATGTCGAAACCTTTAAAAGCGATTTCTGTATCGGCGTAGCTGGTTATCCTGAAAAACACTTCGAAGCACCTAACATGAATACCGATTTCAAATATCTGAAAAAGAAAGTTGAAGCGGGAGCAGAGTTTATCGTAACACAGATGTTCTTCGACAACCAGAAGTATTTCGATTTTGTAAAGAAATGCAGGGAAAACGATATCAATATTCCAATTATACCAGGTTTGAAACCTATAAGTACCTTATCGCAGTTAAATGTATTACCGAAGATTTTTCACATAGATTTACCTGATGAATTGACGGATGCGCTATCTCACGCTAAAAACAATAACGAGGCTAAAGAAATTGGTACAGAAGCGATGATCAAACAATGTAAAGAACTGATCGATTTTGGCGCCCCTGTATTACACTTTTATACCATGGGCCGCCCTGAACAAACTAAAAAGATTGCTAAAGCTATTTTTTAG
- a CDS encoding tail fiber domain-containing protein, protein MKRAISFAVLLIAASLKISAQEVVQNNVKPVENALSQVTKLQPVSFNYDKAWAEKLKLSAKSQYGFVGAEAKTTIPEIVSVQAKSYVSGKNAFKNATITKVDYESLVPLLVASIKEQQEQIEQLKAEVNSLKSRNTK, encoded by the coding sequence ATGAAACGAGCAATTTCATTTGCAGTGTTATTAATCGCTGCTTCTTTAAAAATCAGTGCACAGGAAGTTGTGCAAAATAATGTTAAGCCTGTAGAAAATGCCCTGAGTCAGGTAACTAAGCTCCAGCCGGTAAGTTTTAATTACGATAAAGCCTGGGCGGAAAAACTAAAGTTATCAGCCAAATCACAGTATGGTTTTGTAGGTGCTGAAGCTAAAACAACTATTCCTGAGATCGTTTCAGTCCAAGCTAAAAGTTATGTATCTGGCAAAAACGCCTTTAAAAATGCGACCATTACTAAGGTAGACTACGAAAGTTTAGTCCCGCTTTTGGTCGCCAGTATAAAAGAGCAACAAGAGCAAATAGAACAATTAAAGGCAGAAGTAAACAGTTTAAAATCCAGAAATACAAAGTAA
- the thrC gene encoding threonine synthase — translation MKLYSTNNKDLRVSFKEAVFNSMPQDKGLYMPVEIPQLDAGFIENIEQYSLPEIAYKVASTLLKDEIPAEDLKALIDDAINFDAPAIKLDDKTFVLELFHGPSLAFKDFGARFMSRVMAYFLKDGEQLLDVLVATSGDTGGAVALGFLGVPNTRVTILYPEGKVSPIQELQLTTNGENIRAIEVKGTFDDCQALVKQAFADDELNAKFRLTSANSINISRLIPQTFYYFNTYAQLKKQGYSDVVFSVPSGNFGNIGAGLLAYKLGLPIKQFIAATNVNDTVPRFLESGFYETKPSTQTYSNAMDVGAPSNWVRIMDLFDQDVEALKKVVTAYRFTDEETLGGIKELDNKLNYVACPHTAIAYLAIEKYRSENPSDESAAVFLSTAHACKFPDIFPADIAAKIEIPEQVKALESKPKHADQLAADFEGFKSYLLKG, via the coding sequence ATGAAACTATACTCAACCAACAATAAAGATTTACGTGTTTCTTTTAAAGAAGCCGTTTTTAACAGTATGCCTCAGGATAAAGGCTTATACATGCCGGTAGAAATCCCGCAGCTTGATGCCGGTTTTATTGAAAATATCGAACAATATTCTTTACCTGAAATTGCTTACAAAGTAGCCTCAACACTATTAAAAGATGAGATTCCGGCTGAAGATTTAAAGGCTTTAATTGATGATGCCATTAATTTTGATGCTCCCGCAATAAAATTGGATGATAAAACCTTTGTACTCGAATTGTTCCATGGCCCCTCTTTGGCTTTTAAAGATTTTGGCGCCCGTTTTATGAGCCGTGTGATGGCTTATTTCTTAAAAGATGGCGAACAGCTGCTAGATGTATTAGTTGCCACTTCAGGAGATACCGGTGGAGCTGTAGCATTAGGTTTCTTAGGTGTTCCGAACACCAGGGTAACGATTCTTTATCCCGAAGGAAAAGTGAGTCCGATACAGGAGTTGCAGTTAACCACAAACGGTGAAAACATTAGGGCAATTGAGGTAAAAGGAACGTTTGATGATTGCCAGGCTTTGGTGAAGCAGGCTTTTGCTGATGATGAACTGAATGCGAAATTCAGGTTGACTTCTGCTAACTCCATCAATATTTCACGGTTAATTCCTCAAACCTTTTATTATTTCAACACTTATGCCCAATTGAAAAAACAAGGTTATAGCGATGTTGTATTTTCGGTTCCCAGCGGAAATTTCGGAAATATCGGTGCCGGCTTACTGGCTTACAAATTAGGATTGCCAATTAAACAGTTTATCGCCGCTACTAATGTGAACGACACTGTTCCACGCTTTTTAGAAAGTGGTTTTTACGAAACAAAACCATCAACACAAACCTATTCGAATGCGATGGATGTTGGTGCACCAAGCAATTGGGTCCGCATTATGGATCTGTTTGATCAGGATGTAGAAGCGCTTAAAAAAGTGGTTACGGCTTATCGCTTCACTGACGAAGAAACATTGGGAGGCATTAAAGAACTCGACAACAAACTTAATTATGTTGCCTGTCCCCATACTGCAATTGCGTATTTGGCAATTGAAAAATACAGAAGCGAAAATCCATCTGATGAAAGTGCGGCTGTTTTCTTATCTACTGCGCATGCCTGTAAATTCCCGGATATTTTCCCGGCGGATATTGCAGCTAAAATCGAAATCCCGGAGCAGGTAAAAGCTTTGGAAAGTAAACCTAAACATGCAGATCAATTGGCGGCAGACTTTGAAGGATTTAAAAGTTATTTGCTTAAAGGGTAG
- a CDS encoding homoserine kinase, with product MQKNINDNELVPADLEVGTSIRVFAPATVANVVCGFDVLGFAVNEPGDEVEMRFTDTPGVVIKRITGDDGRLPLDAAKNTVSASVQHYLKHIDRLDVGVEIELHKKMPIGSGLGSSSASTVAGLFAINKLMGDLLTAKELVPFAMKGEELACGYGHADNVAPALLGGFVLVRSYEPLDVISLPTPAGMYAAIVYPEVDVPTKDARQMIRSKVALKDAVTQWGNVAGLVSGLFMNDFDLIGRSMKDVLVEPTRSILIPGFEEMRKLAMENGAIGFGISGSGPSVFALTKDEETARKITKSQQQHLHKININSKAFVSPVNAEGPRVIS from the coding sequence ATGCAAAAGAATATAAATGATAATGAGCTAGTTCCAGCAGATTTAGAAGTTGGAACTTCTATCCGGGTATTTGCACCCGCAACTGTAGCAAACGTTGTTTGTGGTTTCGACGTATTGGGTTTCGCCGTAAACGAACCGGGTGACGAAGTGGAAATGCGTTTTACCGATACACCAGGAGTAGTGATCAAAAGAATTACCGGCGATGACGGTCGTTTACCATTGGATGCTGCTAAAAATACGGTAAGTGCCAGTGTGCAACATTATTTAAAACACATCGATCGTTTGGATGTGGGCGTAGAAATTGAACTCCACAAAAAAATGCCTATCGGCAGTGGATTGGGCTCTAGCTCGGCCAGTACGGTTGCAGGTTTATTTGCCATTAACAAATTAATGGGCGATTTATTAACGGCCAAAGAACTGGTTCCTTTTGCCATGAAAGGTGAAGAACTGGCTTGTGGCTATGGCCACGCCGATAATGTTGCACCTGCTTTGTTGGGCGGTTTTGTACTGGTAAGAAGTTACGAACCATTAGACGTGATTTCTTTGCCAACACCAGCCGGAATGTACGCCGCAATTGTTTATCCGGAAGTTGATGTACCAACAAAAGATGCACGCCAAATGATCCGTAGTAAGGTTGCCCTAAAGGATGCAGTTACCCAATGGGGAAACGTAGCTGGTTTGGTAAGTGGATTGTTCATGAATGATTTCGACTTAATTGGAAGAAGCATGAAAGATGTGCTGGTAGAACCTACCCGCTCGATCCTGATCCCTGGTTTTGAAGAAATGAGAAAACTGGCAATGGAAAATGGTGCAATTGGTTTCGGAATTTCAGGTTCTGGTCCTTCTGTTTTCGCATTGACCAAAGATGAAGAAACAGCCAGAAAAATAACTAAATCGCAACAGCAACACTTGCATAAAATAAATATTAATAGCAAAGCTTTTGTTTCTCCGGTTAACGCGGAAGGGCCAAGAGTAATTTCTTAA
- a CDS encoding LysE family translocator codes for MLGIENLGAFILAAIIVVITPGVDTIMVLTRSISKGKNSGLYSALGVSLGLLVHTCAATFGLSQILSKSAIAFSIVKYLGAAYLIYLGYRSFASKGEHVEIKPVESKVTGMKQMFFTALLSDILNPKIALFFLAFLPQFINSEEINNPIPYFLLGLIMFFITLIWCSFLALTGSNVAKHFNRNKNIEIWMNKTSGVVFILLGLKIALTKK; via the coding sequence ATGTTAGGAATCGAGAATTTAGGTGCATTTATATTAGCTGCTATTATAGTGGTTATTACGCCCGGTGTAGATACCATAATGGTTTTAACAAGAAGTATTTCTAAAGGAAAAAATTCAGGTTTATACTCTGCTCTAGGTGTCAGTTTGGGCTTGCTTGTACATACTTGTGCAGCTACATTTGGCCTTTCTCAAATTTTATCGAAATCAGCCATTGCTTTTAGCATAGTTAAATACCTGGGCGCAGCCTATCTTATTTACCTGGGCTACCGGTCTTTTGCCAGTAAAGGTGAACACGTTGAGATAAAGCCCGTTGAAAGTAAAGTAACCGGAATGAAACAAATGTTTTTTACGGCGCTTTTGAGTGATATTTTAAATCCTAAAATAGCCCTCTTCTTTCTTGCCTTTTTACCCCAGTTTATCAACAGTGAGGAAATTAATAATCCGATTCCTTATTTTTTACTCGGCCTGATTATGTTCTTCATAACCTTAATCTGGTGCTCATTTTTAGCATTAACAGGAAGCAACGTAGCTAAGCACTTTAACCGAAATAAAAATATCGAGATCTGGATGAACAAAACTTCAGGGGTAGTATTTATTCTATTGGGGCTAAAAATAGCCTTAACTAAAAAATAA
- a CDS encoding DinB family protein, which translates to MNPVLAHKNEILSLVDQAMIDFENITEKAWNDKPQPSKWSKKELLGHLIDSASNNIRRLIIGQYEQCVKIVYHQDEWVLYQNYQGTDISEVKTLWKLLNYQICRVIENIPEEKLQNNCDTGKGKTELHTLSYFIEDYVLHLKYHLKQITA; encoded by the coding sequence ATGAATCCGGTTTTAGCACATAAAAATGAAATCCTAAGCCTGGTTGATCAGGCAATGATTGATTTTGAAAATATCACGGAAAAAGCATGGAACGATAAACCGCAACCCTCAAAATGGTCTAAAAAAGAATTATTAGGTCATTTGATCGATAGTGCATCGAATAATATCCGTCGATTAATTATTGGCCAGTATGAGCAGTGTGTTAAAATCGTTTATCATCAGGATGAATGGGTGCTTTATCAAAATTATCAGGGAACTGATATTAGTGAGGTTAAAACACTTTGGAAATTATTGAACTATCAGATTTGCCGGGTAATTGAAAACATTCCGGAAGAAAAGCTTCAGAATAACTGTGATACCGGAAAAGGAAAAACAGAACTGCATACACTTTCTTATTTTATTGAAGATTATGTGTTGCATTTAAAATATCATTTAAAGCAAATAACGGCATAA